The following coding sequences are from one Mytilus trossulus isolate FHL-02 chromosome 8, PNRI_Mtr1.1.1.hap1, whole genome shotgun sequence window:
- the LOC134727703 gene encoding short-chain collagen C4-like: MNKDIKFGPTYIRWGRKQCPKKSSLIYDGYMAGKKQSLKLGGSNYLCLPKNPEYTNLESPNIAKSLFGVETDINGFYPDIANKDASCAVCITKNKASVLMIPGRKSCPAGWNVEYWGYLMTEGVQTTEQVCVDNKPVGVPGGDRDNGDSVVYLVGGMCGSLKCPPYVNGKPLTCVLCSK; this comes from the exons atGAATAAAGACATTAAATTTGGTCCAACCTACATTCGCTGGGGAAGAAAACAATGTCCAAAGAAATCTTCATTGATATACGACG gTTACATGGCTGGGAAAAAGCAGAGTCTCAAATTAGGAGGATCTAATTATCTATGCCTTCCAAAAAACCCAGAGTACACAAATCTGGAGTCTCCAAATATAGCAAAGTCCTTGTTCGGTGTTGAGACCGACATTAATGGTTTTTATCCAGATATTGCGAACAAAGATGCATCTTGTGCCGTCTGCATCACGAAAAATAAAGCCTCGGTTTTGATGATACCTGGTCGCAAGTCATGTCCTGCAGGTTGGAATGTTGAATATTGGGGTTATTTGATGACGGAAGGTGTGCAGACAACTGAACAAGTTTGTGTAGATAACAAACCAGTTGGTGTTCCAGGAGGGGATAGAGATAATGGGGACTCTGTCGTTTACTTGGTTGGAGGAATGTGTGGATCACTTAAATGTCCTCCCTATGTCAACGGGAAACCTTTGACATGTGTTCtatgttcaaaataa